From Methanobrevibacter millerae, the proteins below share one genomic window:
- a CDS encoding right-handed parallel beta-helix repeat-containing protein — translation MKYRYLSIFLILLILSIGAVSAQDDAAADDNVAVVQDEEVLSALEFVIDDSNYDTYFDNSGLILENSNISDGDTIKLGNVSDKDFVIDKQLTITSNSSSDVLTNVSFYLLDGSDNSEIYNLNIVGDGIEKTSISVQSAENVTIHDNVIDIVGLENSYDFYAIYAYYADNLNVQANVITYDGKSDGTSKTFAIAVSQSSDVVISENKIDAKLVSAPIDWVETPPASYNFVPHAISEVINFNDCEGLELSYNGIDVEYSNYTGDYDSIYTVELYECDDAVIEGNFILGSGHSYIYGLVIRGQDFTVSNNGINMISDENYANGIDIASDSTGIVENNGIFVSSPFVVYGIYGEMGAEDSPTVDYLNNYVEADSHVVYAMYIYGNEGTIEGNEIMATGNYTAGIVSMMIDDVAVIKNNEITVKGLKNDTVKTEDSVPAQTVGIIAMHECEITNNVVTSAGNYTIVHTGYDSEITGNYLVSSELMGDDSVDDRSEDAIVENNIPVEDADNYNVTNDTFFLFFTERGVLRDGINPETLTFIGEFSEKTSWNEIDRPITLIGDNATLNDMSFVISSDGVVIDGFNFIADGIYEIITVNGADDVSVINSNFTVAGADDDNNYVVRISNSSNVLIANNTIDYSVITTYNPYTNHVICAEGSDHLLILSNEITAFMPSRPMDWATGTVYSEAVHINDCEDVTFYGNVIDVTSNNQIGSYATLYVVEIRASDVEVAENNITLVNAQYGYALVMSGEDLNIEANDIYVIDLQPYACGINIESNSEAEITGNFIVMSGDSAYGIYTADWAGDVVASIEDNAILIEGNTIFGMSLSGSEATVEDNIIIAIGNYTTGIASAVDQIDILDNKINVKGSNVGIPLGYDSMGIETTGIHIARGNATVSHNIVTTTGDYAVHAEGNGSVTYNNLVASELVGDDSVNATDMTLVENNIPIANATNYNLTNDTFYIFFDKFGYLYDDITPESLTFIGEFSNLVDVIQIDRPIYLLSDNATLNNMIVYIISDNVSVDGFTFIGANSGIYIHGADNVNISNSEFDIDGYDDSQNRVILIEGSNNVSIENNTILFNVETSGTYQNIVVDAMDSDGLTLANNNISANMPARSIDWGTGTVYSDAVRLYDCDDALIDDNLISVKSNGYISTYDTIYALNINGDNAIVRKNTISVRDAPYGYAVVISGEDFLIEDNFIVAVGNLSYACGIEVDGVSNGVINDNAIITIADSSYGIYTANWNGDVKANITNNDMYSIGNSVFALSLSGSKILVEGNDILASGVFTTAIASKVDEITINNNKIASSGSNNGTPLGYDSFGIYSRAIYIDAGNATITSNDINATVSGIYALGDNTLICNNTINVEDTGVSQNNGLDGSCALYIGSDSEICDNVITYAGKTNGTYQNAIIYAIYSEIKVHDNVINGSLVSCPVDWKTKGMDYYPVLTSQGLFFSGCDGLELIDNEIKVEYNNATALVDTIYVVNVFDCDDALIENNILNGLGHSYIYGVVLRGENFTVADNVIDMASDENYANGIDIASNSTGIVENNKIFVSSPFVVYGIYSEWNWAGDSPTVDYTNNYIEADSHAVYAMNIYGSEGTIDSNVIVANGNYTAGIVSMMMDDVAVITNNEITVNGLKNDSEDVRDMVPAQTAGILTMSESQIHNNVITSTGIYSIINSASDSEITYNYLVSSELLGDDSVEDTMDESLVENNIPNTENEYNLTNDTFFLFFNEDGYLRDNITGDLTFIGEFSDLLEEIIIVRPVNLLSDNATLRNMSIIIGIENVTVDGFTFTDEYGGIATFADNATIVNNEFYVNGFDDKENVAIEIYESDDVSILNNRIYFNVETNGTFKNRAIDAKNSNGLIISNNFIDAYMPSRSVDWATGTVYSTGVLLNGCDDAVLQNNTVIVNSNDKIDVYDTIYAVSVSGDNVNIIDNNISVEGAPYGYALVITGKDFVIDNNEFSAGRNESYACGIDVESNSNGIIENNLIRVEGDSIYGIYTANWAGDVKANITNNTILATGITAFAMSLSGSEATVDNNKIYMYGNFTTGIASKFDMIFITNNTVFALGSDKGTPAGYDSMGPETIGVHIVSGDALVKYNHLEVNSTYAVDMDATGAVTDNILLTPFLKGDFAVDYKQGSGVLVANNTPAMELDYTLTNDTFYVYFDKEGKIREQIQADNLTFIGEFSDLVDVITIDRPIALLSDNATLKDITIDITADNVSVDGFTFESDILFNVIAIDKADDVTISNSEFYVTGCADGNNVVIAVDNSENALIINNKIYFDADINGTYSNSVIYAFESDNLAISSNEIYATLPARSINWTTGQVYSTGVEIDGCDNAVLHNNIIGIRSTDKISNYDTIYAVSVKGDNASVITNEIAVFEAPYGYAIVLSGEDFIIDGNELTAGYNEAYACGIEVDGKSSGIINDNEILVKGDSVYGIYTANWAGDVKANITNNNIETDGITSFGMSLSASEALVENNTISSNGNFTTGIASKVANITINNNTITDNASDEGTPAGYDSMGIETTGIHIVSGNATVTNNDVKTNGEFAVDAKGTGSVTDNTLFAKEYTGDAAVDYDPADTIVSNNTPAMTRAVIHAQDIVMYYKNGTRYVVILTDQNGKPLANMNLTLVINGASYTRTTDENGTASIALNLNSGNYTASASFIGVDPYSDASVENNVTIISTVFGEDVVKVFRNATQYYATFLDAQGNPLAEGTEVTFNINGVMYKRYVNGTEGKAKLNINLPQGEYIITAINPVNGEMAANNITVLASITDNKDLVKYYKNDSQYVVTIIGDDGNPVGAGVNVTFNINGVFYTRQTNESGQAKLNINLQPGDYIITAEYNECRVSNNITVKPILFAQDLVKKYGTSDQFRALLLDGQGNPYPGQNVTFNIHGVFYERTTNSDGYAALNIKLGAAVDEYIITSSFNGTSISNKIIIEP, via the coding sequence ATGAAATATCGATATTTATCCATTTTTTTAATATTGCTGATATTGTCAATCGGGGCAGTAAGCGCACAGGACGATGCTGCAGCCGATGATAATGTCGCTGTTGTACAAGATGAGGAGGTATTGTCCGCATTGGAATTTGTTATCGATGACAGTAATTATGATACTTATTTCGATAATAGCGGATTAATTCTCGAAAACTCTAATATTTCTGACGGTGATACAATCAAACTTGGAAATGTTAGCGACAAGGACTTTGTAATAGATAAACAATTAACAATCACTTCTAATTCTTCCAGTGATGTTTTAACTAACGTATCATTCTATTTGCTTGACGGAAGTGATAATTCAGAAATCTATAATTTGAATATTGTTGGCGACGGTATTGAAAAGACTTCAATCAGTGTTCAATCAGCTGAAAACGTTACAATTCATGATAATGTAATTGATATTGTGGGTCTTGAAAATTCCTATGATTTTTATGCAATTTACGCATATTACGCTGATAATTTAAACGTTCAGGCTAATGTAATTACATATGATGGAAAAAGCGATGGAACTTCAAAAACATTTGCAATTGCCGTTTCACAATCAAGTGATGTAGTTATTAGCGAAAACAAAATTGATGCAAAACTTGTTTCCGCTCCAATTGATTGGGTTGAAACCCCTCCGGCTTCATATAATTTTGTGCCTCATGCCATTTCTGAGGTAATCAATTTCAATGATTGTGAAGGATTGGAATTGTCATATAATGGGATTGATGTGGAATATTCCAACTACACTGGTGATTATGACAGCATTTATACGGTTGAATTATATGAATGTGATGATGCAGTGATTGAAGGTAATTTTATTCTCGGATCTGGTCACTCATACATTTATGGTTTAGTAATCAGGGGACAGGATTTCACAGTTTCCAATAATGGTATTAATATGATTTCTGATGAAAATTATGCAAATGGAATAGACATTGCATCCGATTCTACCGGTATTGTAGAGAATAATGGGATTTTTGTTTCATCTCCATTTGTTGTTTATGGAATTTATGGTGAAATGGGTGCTGAAGATTCACCAACAGTAGATTATCTTAATAATTATGTTGAAGCCGATTCCCATGTGGTATACGCCATGTATATTTATGGAAATGAAGGAACAATTGAAGGAAATGAAATAATGGCCACCGGTAATTACACTGCAGGTATAGTTTCAATGATGATTGATGATGTTGCAGTAATCAAAAACAATGAAATTACCGTAAAAGGTTTGAAAAACGATACAGTAAAAACTGAGGACAGCGTTCCTGCACAGACCGTAGGTATTATAGCAATGCATGAATGTGAAATTACAAACAATGTAGTCACTTCAGCAGGTAACTACACAATTGTCCACACTGGTTATGACAGTGAAATAACCGGCAACTACCTTGTTTCAAGCGAATTGATGGGTGATGACAGTGTTGATGACAGATCCGAAGATGCTATCGTTGAAAACAACATTCCTGTTGAAGATGCTGATAATTATAACGTAACCAATGACACTTTCTTCCTGTTCTTTACTGAACGCGGAGTATTGAGGGACGGCATCAATCCTGAAACGTTAACATTCATCGGAGAATTCTCTGAAAAAACATCATGGAATGAAATTGACAGACCAATCACTTTAATAGGCGATAACGCTACCTTGAATGATATGAGTTTTGTAATCAGTTCCGACGGCGTTGTCATTGACGGATTCAATTTCATTGCTGACGGAATATATGAAATTATCACAGTTAATGGTGCTGATGACGTTTCAGTTATTAACTCTAACTTCACGGTTGCCGGTGCAGATGATGACAATAATTATGTTGTCCGCATATCCAATTCATCAAATGTTTTAATCGCCAATAATACGATTGATTACTCTGTTATAACTACTTATAATCCTTATACTAACCATGTTATTTGCGCTGAAGGCAGTGATCATTTACTCATTCTTTCTAACGAAATAACCGCCTTTATGCCTTCACGCCCTATGGACTGGGCTACAGGTACAGTTTATTCCGAAGCCGTACACATAAATGACTGCGAAGATGTAACATTCTACGGAAACGTTATTGATGTCACATCAAATAATCAAATCGGATCTTACGCTACCTTGTATGTGGTAGAAATACGCGCTAGTGATGTGGAAGTTGCTGAAAATAACATTACTCTGGTAAATGCTCAATACGGATACGCTCTTGTCATGTCCGGTGAAGATTTGAATATTGAAGCTAATGATATTTATGTTATCGATCTTCAGCCTTATGCATGCGGTATTAACATTGAAAGTAACTCAGAAGCTGAAATTACAGGCAATTTTATTGTTATGTCCGGAGACTCAGCTTATGGTATCTACACTGCTGATTGGGCTGGTGATGTAGTGGCTAGTATTGAAGACAATGCGATTTTAATTGAGGGTAACACCATATTTGGAATGTCCTTAAGCGGTAGTGAAGCTACAGTCGAAGACAACATAATTATTGCCATAGGTAATTACACCACAGGTATAGCTTCAGCTGTCGATCAAATTGATATTTTGGACAATAAAATTAATGTTAAGGGATCAAACGTAGGTATTCCTTTAGGATATGACTCAATGGGCATTGAAACCACTGGTATTCATATTGCAAGAGGAAATGCTACCGTATCTCACAATATTGTCACTACAACAGGTGATTATGCGGTTCATGCCGAAGGCAATGGATCTGTAACATATAATAACTTGGTTGCAAGTGAATTGGTGGGTGATGACAGTGTCAATGCAACTGACATGACTCTTGTTGAAAACAATATCCCGATAGCCAATGCAACAAACTATAATTTAACCAATGATACCTTCTACATATTCTTTGATAAATTCGGCTATTTATATGATGATATAACTCCGGAATCATTAACATTCATTGGAGAATTCTCTAATCTGGTAGATGTAATCCAAATTGACAGGCCAATTTATTTATTAAGCGATAACGCTACTTTAAATAACATGATTGTTTATATTATCTCTGATAATGTTAGTGTTGACGGATTCACTTTTATTGGAGCCAATTCTGGAATCTATATTCACGGGGCAGACAACGTTAACATTTCAAACAGCGAATTTGACATTGATGGTTATGATGATTCGCAAAATCGCGTCATTTTAATTGAAGGGTCTAACAATGTTTCAATCGAGAATAACACAATCCTTTTCAATGTTGAAACTAGTGGCACTTATCAAAATATTGTTGTTGATGCCATGGATTCCGATGGGTTAACACTTGCAAACAATAACATTTCTGCTAACATGCCTGCCCGTTCCATCGATTGGGGAACAGGTACTGTTTATTCAGATGCAGTGCGCTTATATGATTGTGATGATGCACTTATCGATGATAATTTAATTAGTGTTAAATCCAACGGTTACATCAGCACTTATGATACAATTTATGCCTTAAATATCAATGGAGACAATGCTATTGTCCGTAAAAACACAATATCTGTTCGTGATGCTCCATACGGATATGCTGTTGTCATATCTGGTGAAGACTTCCTTATCGAGGACAATTTTATTGTTGCCGTTGGAAATCTATCCTATGCATGTGGTATTGAAGTCGACGGTGTATCAAATGGAGTAATCAATGATAACGCAATTATTACCATAGCTGATTCTTCTTACGGAATCTATACTGCAAATTGGAATGGTGACGTAAAAGCAAACATTACTAACAATGACATGTACTCAATAGGCAATTCCGTATTCGCCCTATCCTTAAGCGGCAGTAAAATTTTAGTTGAAGGCAATGATATTCTAGCATCTGGTGTCTTTACCACAGCTATCGCTTCAAAAGTCGATGAAATAACTATTAACAACAATAAAATAGCCTCTTCCGGATCAAATAATGGAACTCCTTTAGGCTACGATTCCTTCGGTATTTATTCAAGAGCTATCTATATTGATGCAGGTAATGCTACAATTACTTCAAACGACATTAATGCAACTGTTAGTGGTATTTATGCATTAGGTGACAATACCTTAATCTGCAACAACACAATTAATGTTGAAGACACTGGTGTTTCTCAAAATAACGGTTTGGATGGTTCTTGCGCTTTATATATAGGTTCTGATTCTGAAATATGTGATAATGTAATTACATATGCCGGTAAAACAAACGGAACTTATCAAAATGCAATAATTTATGCAATTTATTCAGAAATTAAAGTTCATGACAATGTAATTAACGGCAGTTTAGTGTCCTGTCCTGTTGATTGGAAAACTAAGGGAATGGATTATTATCCTGTTCTCACATCACAAGGTCTTTTCTTCTCAGGATGTGACGGCCTTGAATTAATTGACAATGAAATAAAAGTGGAATATAATAATGCTACTGCTTTAGTTGACACTATTTATGTTGTAAATGTTTTTGATTGTGATGATGCATTAATTGAAAACAATATCCTAAACGGACTTGGTCACTCATACATTTACGGTGTAGTACTCAGGGGAGAAAACTTCACTGTTGCCGATAACGTCATTGACATGGCTTCCGATGAAAACTATGCTAACGGCATAGATATTGCATCCAATTCTACAGGTATTGTAGAGAATAATAAGATTTTTGTTTCATCTCCATTTGTTGTTTATGGAATCTATTCCGAATGGAATTGGGCTGGTGACTCACCAACTGTAGATTATACCAACAATTATATTGAAGCCGATTCCCATGCTGTATATGCAATGAACATTTATGGATCTGAAGGAACAATTGACTCAAACGTGATTGTTGCAAACGGTAATTACACAGCAGGTATTGTTTCAATGATGATGGATGATGTTGCAGTAATTACAAACAATGAAATTACCGTAAACGGTTTGAAAAACGACAGTGAAGATGTTCGAGACATGGTTCCTGCACAAACCGCGGGTATTTTAACCATGTCTGAAAGCCAAATCCATAACAATGTAATCACTTCAACCGGTATCTACTCCATAATCAATTCAGCTTCTGACAGTGAAATAACCTATAACTACCTTGTTTCAAGCGAATTGCTAGGTGATGACAGTGTCGAAGATACTATGGACGAATCATTAGTTGAAAACAACATTCCTAATACTGAAAATGAATATAATTTAACCAATGACACTTTCTTCCTGTTCTTCAATGAAGACGGTTATTTAAGGGATAATATAACCGGTGATTTAACATTCATTGGTGAATTCTCCGATTTATTAGAAGAAATTATTATTGTCAGACCGGTTAACTTATTAAGTGACAATGCTACTTTACGCAACATGAGTATCATTATTGGAATTGAAAATGTCACTGTTGACGGATTCACTTTCACTGATGAGTATGGCGGAATAGCCACTTTTGCAGATAATGCTACAATCGTCAACAATGAATTCTACGTAAACGGCTTTGATGATAAGGAAAATGTTGCCATTGAAATTTATGAATCTGATGATGTTTCAATCCTCAACAACAGAATCTATTTCAATGTTGAAACCAATGGCACTTTTAAAAACCGTGCTATTGATGCTAAAAATTCAAACGGTTTGATTATTTCCAACAACTTTATCGATGCTTATATGCCTTCCCGTTCAGTTGACTGGGCTACTGGAACAGTATATTCAACAGGTGTATTATTGAATGGATGTGACGATGCAGTTTTACAAAACAACACAGTCATTGTCAATTCCAATGATAAAATCGATGTTTATGACACTATTTATGCAGTATCTGTTTCCGGTGATAATGTAAATATCATTGACAACAATATTAGTGTTGAAGGCGCTCCATACGGATATGCTCTTGTCATCACTGGTAAAGACTTCGTCATCGACAATAATGAATTTAGTGCTGGTCGAAACGAATCATACGCATGTGGTATTGATGTTGAAAGTAACTCAAACGGTATCATTGAAAACAATTTAATCCGTGTTGAAGGAGATTCAATATACGGCATCTACACCGCTAACTGGGCAGGTGACGTAAAAGCAAACATTACAAACAACACAATCTTGGCAACAGGTATTACAGCATTCGCAATGTCTCTAAGCGGTAGCGAAGCAACAGTTGATAATAACAAAATTTATATGTATGGTAACTTCACAACAGGTATCGCCTCAAAATTCGACATGATATTCATTACAAACAACACAGTCTTTGCTCTTGGATCAGATAAAGGCACTCCTGCAGGATATGACTCAATGGGTCCCGAAACTATTGGTGTTCATATTGTAAGTGGTGATGCATTGGTTAAATATAATCATCTTGAAGTCAACAGCACATACGCAGTCGATATGGACGCAACCGGTGCCGTAACAGACAATATACTGCTCACTCCATTTTTAAAAGGAGACTTTGCAGTTGACTACAAACAGGGCTCAGGTGTTCTCGTTGCAAACAACACTCCTGCAATGGAATTAGACTACACATTAACAAACGATACATTCTACGTCTACTTCGATAAAGAAGGAAAAATCAGAGAACAAATCCAAGCGGACAACTTAACATTCATCGGAGAATTCTCAGATTTAGTGGATGTAATTACCATTGACAGACCAATCGCTTTATTAAGCGATAACGCTACATTAAAAGACATTACAATTGATATCACAGCTGACAACGTAAGTGTTGACGGATTCACATTCGAATCAGATATTCTATTCAATGTAATTGCAATCGATAAAGCAGATGATGTCACTATATCAAACAGCGAATTCTACGTAACTGGATGTGCTGATGGAAATAATGTCGTAATCGCCGTCGACAATTCCGAAAATGCATTAATCATTAACAACAAAATCTATTTCGATGCAGATATCAATGGAACTTACTCAAATTCAGTAATTTACGCTTTTGAATCAGATAATCTAGCTATTTCATCAAATGAAATATATGCTACCTTACCTGCACGTTCCATTAACTGGACCACAGGACAAGTATATTCAACAGGTGTCGAAATAGACGGCTGTGACAACGCTGTTCTGCATAACAACATAATCGGCATCAGGTCCACTGATAAAATCTCTAATTACGATACCATTTACGCAGTATCCGTTAAAGGTGACAACGCATCAGTAATCACCAACGAAATCGCTGTCTTTGAAGCTCCATACGGATACGCTATTGTACTTTCCGGTGAAGACTTCATAATCGATGGAAACGAACTCACTGCCGGTTATAACGAAGCCTATGCATGTGGTATAGAAGTTGACGGCAAATCAAGCGGTATAATCAATGACAATGAAATTCTTGTTAAAGGCGACTCCGTTTATGGTATCTACACCGCTAACTGGGCTGGTGACGTAAAAGCAAACATTACAAACAACAACATTGAAACCGACGGTATCACTTCATTCGGTATGTCATTAAGCGCAAGCGAAGCATTGGTTGAAAACAACACAATCTCTTCAAACGGTAACTTCACAACCGGAATCGCTTCAAAAGTTGCTAATATTACTATCAACAACAACACAATCACTGACAACGCATCAGATGAAGGAACTCCTGCAGGTTACGACTCAATGGGCATTGAAACTACCGGTATCCACATTGTAAGCGGAAACGCAACCGTAACCAACAACGACGTTAAAACCAACGGTGAATTTGCAGTTGACGCCAAAGGAACAGGCTCCGTAACCGACAACACATTGTTTGCAAAAGAATACACCGGTGACGCTGCCGTGGATTACGACCCTGCAGACACTATAGTTTCAAACAACACTCCTGCAATGACAAGAGCTGTCATTCATGCTCAAGACATTGTAATGTATTACAAGAACGGTACCAGGTACGTTGTCATATTGACAGACCAGAACGGCAAGCCATTGGCTAACATGAATCTTACCTTAGTAATCAACGGCGCTTCATACACAAGAACCACTGATGAAAACGGTACTGCTTCAATAGCCCTTAACCTGAACAGTGGAAACTACACGGCTTCTGCTTCATTCATCGGCGTAGATCCATACTCTGACGCAAGCGTTGAAAACAACGTTACAATCATCTCAACAGTTTTCGGTGAGGATGTTGTTAAAGTCTTCAGAAACGCAACTCAATACTACGCCACTTTCCTTGACGCTCAAGGAAACCCATTGGCAGAGGGCACTGAAGTAACATTCAACATCAACGGTGTAATGTACAAACGTTACGTTAACGGTACTGAAGGAAAAGCCAAATTGAACATCAACTTGCCTCAAGGCGAATACATCATTACTGCAATCAATCCTGTAAACGGCGAAATGGCAGCAAATAACATTACTGTTCTTGCTTCAATCACTGACAATAAGGATTTAGTGAAATACTACAAAAACGATTCACAATATGTTGTAACTATCATAGGTGATGACGGTAACCCTGTTGGCGCTGGCGTAAATGTAACATTCAACATTAACGGTGTATTCTACACTCGCCAAACCAATGAATCAGGTCAAGCTAAACTTAACATTAACTTGCAGCCTGGCGACTACATCATTACTGCCGAATACAACGAATGCAGAGTGTCAAACAACATTACAGTAAAACCGATCTTATTCGCTCAGGATCTGGTTAAAAAATACGGTACTTCCGATCAGTTCAGGGCATTGCTGCTTGACGGTCAAGGTAATCCATATCCTGGTCAAAACGTAACCTTCAATATTCACGGTGTCTTCTATGAAAGAACTACCAATAGCGACGGTTATGCTGCTCTTAACATTAAATTAGGAGCTGCTGTTGATGAGTATATTATTACTTCAAGCTTCAATGGTACCAGTATTTCAAACAAAATTATAATTGAACCTTAA